In Gemmatimonadales bacterium, the DNA window TCGGGCAGCGCCCGCTCGGCCTCGGCCAGGACGGCGGCGTCGAGGCCCAGCCGGCGGGCGATGGCGAGCCCGTACGATCGGCCCGGCAGCCCCTTGGTGAACCGGAAGGTCGGCGTGAGGGTGGCGGCATCGAACTGGAGCGACGCGTTCACGATGCCGCGCTCCTCGGCAGCCAGCTCTTTCAGCGCGCCGAGGTGCGTGGTCGCGAGCGTGGTGGCACCGCGCGCCGCGAGCGCGCGCAGGGCGCTCCCGGCCAGGGCGGCGCCCTCGGCGGGATCGGTGCCGGTGCCCAGCTCGTCGAGCAGCACCATCGACCTCCCGTCGGCGCCCTCGAGCACCTCCCGCAGCGCCGCGACGTGCGCGCTGAAGGTGGAGAGGCTCTCCTGGATGCTCTGCCGGTCGCCGATGTCCGCGAACAGCGCCGCGAAGACGGGCAGCCGGGTGCCCGGCCCCACGGGCGGCACGATACCGCTCTGGGCCAGCGCCACGATCAGGCCCACGGCCTTGAGCAGCACCGTCTTGCCCCCGGTGTTGGGGCCGGAGACGAGCACCACGCGCTCCTCGGGATCCAGGACCAGGTCGAAGGGCACGACGTGACGCTCGTCGCCCAGGAGCAGCGGATGCCGGCCCTTCACCACCGCGAGGGTTCCCGCGCCGCACTCCACCACCGCCGGCCGCGACGCGCCGGCCTGGGCCGCGAACGAGGCGCGCGCCGCGCAGCAGTCCACGGCCACCAGCATCTCGAAGCCGGCGGCGACGGCGTCCGCCTGGGGACGCAGCAGCTCCGTCAGGCGCCGCAGCACGCGGAGCACTTCCCGCGCCTCGGCCGCCTCGGCCTCGCGCAGGCGGTTGCCCAGCTCGATGACCTCGGCGGGCTCGACGAACAGGGTGGCGTGGGTGGCCGACTCGTCGTGCACGATGCCGCCGAGCCGCGACCGGGCTTCGCGCCGCACCGGGATCACGTAGCGCCCGCCGCGCACGGTCGCCGTGGCGTCGGGCGGCACCAGGCGCGAGTCGAGCGATCCGAGGATGCCGGCCAGGCGCCGGACGAGATCGTCGCGCGCCTCGCGCACCTCGCGGCGCGCCTGGGCGAGGTCCCGCGAGGCCGCGTCCTTGACGAGGCCGTCGGGCTCGAGGGCCGTGACCAGCGCGTCCTCCAGCTGGCGTGGCGGGGGCTCGACGCCGAGCGCCGCCACGAGGGGGGCCGTGCGCTCGACCCTGGCCAGGCGGCCGCGCACGGTGCGCACGGCCGTCAGCACGACGCCGAGCCGGGCGAGCTCCTCGCCCTCGAGCACCGAGCCCTCGAGCCGCAGCCGGCCCAGCGCGGCGCCCACGTCGGGGAACGCCTCGGGCGCGACGTCGTCGCCGGCCTCGAGGCGCTCCACGAACTGGGCGACGCGCTCGAGCTCGTGGCCCACGAGCCACGGGTCCGACTGGGGACGGAGGGCGCGGACACGGTCGGCGCCGAGGGGCGAGATGGCGTGCTGAGCGACGAGATCGAGCGCGGCGGGAAACTCGATGGCGGCGAGCGCGGACTCCGAGAACCCCAGGGTCATGACGCCGCGGCGAGTTCCTCTCGGGCGATGCGGTTGACGGTCTTGCCGTCGGCCCGGCCCTTGAAGAGGGGCATCACCTTCCCCATCAGCGCGCCCAGGTCCTTGGCGCCGGAGCCGATCGCCTCGCGCACGGCGCCGCGGATCTCGTCGTCCGAGAGGCCCGGGGGCACGAAGGCCTCGAGGGCCGCGACCTCCCGCGCCTCGCGGTCGGCCAGCTCCTGGCGCTTGCCGGCGGTGTACGCCTCCACCGACTCGCGGCGGCGCTTGATGCCGCGGCGCAGCACCTCGACGACGTCGGCGTCGTCGAGCGGCCTGGCGAGCTCGATTTCCCGGTTCCGGACGTCCGACAGAATGGTGGAGAGGAGGAGGGTGCGGTCCTGATCGCGTTCCTTGCGGGCCGCATTCAGCGCGGCGCGGAGTCGCTCGGCGAGACTACCGTTCACTTCTGCTGCGGCGGTTCTTGCGGCGCGCAGCGTTCATCTTCCGCTTCCGGCGCTCGCTCGGCTTCTCGTAATGGCGATGCTTGCGAAGATCCGAGAGAATGCCCGCCTTCTCGCACTTCTTCTTGAAACGCTTGAGCGCGCGCTCGAAGTTCTCGTCTTCGTGGATGATCACTTCCGGCATGCGACGACCGCCCGTGGTTGAGGGGCACGGCTATCTGGCGTAACCCAAATAAGCTACGCGAGTTCCACGCCCACGACAAGTGAGCGGCGGGCCGCCCGGGGCCCCTAGCCCGGCGGCCACTTCATCGCCCGCCCGCCCAGCACGTGCAGGTGGATGTGCGGCACCGTCTGCCCGGACTCGGCCTTGTTGTTGATCACCACGCGGTAGCCGCGCACGTCCAGCCGCTCGCGCCGGGCCACCTCGGCGGCCGCCACCAGGAGGCCGCCCAGGAAATCGCCGTCGGCCGTGTCGTTCAGCGTCTCGACGTGCTCGGTCGGGATCACGAGGACGTGGGTCGGCGCCTGGGGGTTGATGTCCCGGATGGCGACGAGCGTCGGCGTGCGGTAGACGACGTCGGCCGTGGCGTCGCCCTTGACGATCCTGCAGAAGAGGCAGTCGGTGCTCATGGAACCTCCGATCAAGAATGGCGTGAGGAGTGAGACGCGAGAGGTGGGACGTTCAAGTGAGCAGCGAGAGGTCACGTGAGTGGTGAGAAGAAACCGCTCACTTCTCAGGCCCTTGCCGCTCACTTCTCACGCCGTCGCCGCTCACTTCTCACGCCGCGGCCGCTCACTTCTCACCCTAACCTCTCACCTCTCACTCCTCACCCCCGTCACGCCTCTCCCCTTCCCCTCATCATCCACGTCACCACCAGCGCCGCCGCCGCCGCGGTGTCGAAGCGCAGCGTCGCCCGGCCCAGCGCGACCGGACGGAAGCCGGCGCTGCGCACCAGCATCAGCTCCGCGTCGCTGAACCCGCCCTCGGGACCGATCAACCACTGCACCGCATCGCCCTCCCGCAACCCCGGCATCGGCCCGCCCTCGAGGTCGGCGACCAGGCGCACGACGCCCGCCGGGTGCGGCCGCAGGGCCTCCCCCAGCGCCACGGGCGCCCCGATCGCCGGGGCCCACGAGACGCCGCACTGCTTCACCGCCTCCCGGGCCCGCGCCGTCGCCCGCTCCACGTGGGCGGCCTGGAAGCGCGTCGCCACCCCCGCGGCCCGCTCGCTCACCACCGGCACGATCCGCGTCGCCCCGAGCTCGGTCGCCTTCTCCACCGCGCTCAGGAAGCGGTCGCGGTCGCCGGCGCCGAGCAGCAGCTCCGTCACGGGCGGCGCACCGATGGACGCGGTCGCGATCACCCGCGCCACGATCACCTGGTTCTCCTCGCTCACCCGCGCCGTCGCCACGCCGCCCCGCCCGTCCACCAGCCGGATCAGCGCGCCGTCCCCGACGCGGCGCACGGCGAGGTGGTGGGCCTCGGCCTCGTCCAGGATCACGACGCCGCCGGCCAGGAACGGCCCGCGCGCGACCACCGTCGCAGCGGGCGGCGCCAGACCGCGCAGGCTCACGCGCCCAGCGCGTCCTTCATGCGGTCCCAGAAGGACCGGCCGACCCGCCCCGCCGGCGGCTCGCCCTCGTGGTGCGACAGCTCCCGGAACAGCCGCTCCATCTCCGGCGTCAGGCGGTCGGGCGTCCAGATGCCGATCCGCACGTGCAGGTCGCCCTTGCCGCCCGATCCCAGGTGCGGCAGGCCCCGCCCCTTGAGCCGCAGCACCGTGCCGGGCTGCGTCCCCGGCGGGACGGCGAGCGACTCGTCCCCGTACGGCGTCGGCACCGCGACCTCGGTCCCGAGCGCCGCCTGGCTGAACGACAGCGGCAGGTCGTAGATCAGGTCGTCGCCGTGCCGCTGGAACCGATCGTCCTCCTCGACCTCCAGCATCACCACCAGGTCGCCGGGCGGCCCGCTCCGCGGGCCGGCATGCCCCTGCCGCCGCATCGTGATGTAGTTCGACGACGACACGCCCGGCGGCACCTCCACCGTCACGGTCCGGTCGGTCCGCGTCCGCCCGTCGCCCCGGCAGATCGGACACGCCTCGGTGATGACGCGCCCCTCGCCGGCGCAGGTCGGGCACGGCGAGACCGAGACGAACTGGCCGAAGAACGACCGCTGCGCGCGCCGCACCTCGCCGCTGCCGCCGCAGGTCTGGCAGGTCCGCGGCGTCGTGCCCGGCTTCGCGCCCGAGCCGCCGCACGTCTCGCACGGCACCAGCACCTTGTACTTCAGTGTCTTCTTGGTTCCGGTGGCGACCTCCACCAGGCTCACCGACACCGCCGCCTTCAGGTCGTTGCCCCGCCGGTCGGCCTGAGCGCCGTGCACCCGCCCCCCGAACATCTCCTCGAAGCCGCCGAACCCGCCGAAGTCGCGCATGAAGATGTTCAGCGCCTCCGACAGGTCGAAGGGGTGGAACCCGTAGGCCTGGCCCGCCCCGCCCCTCAGGCCCGCCTCCCCGTACCGGTCGTACAGGGCGCGCTTCTGGGGATCGCGCAGGACCTCGTACGCCTCGGTCAGCTCCTTGAACTTCGCCTCGGCCTGGCGGTCGCCGTTGTTGCGGTCGGGATGGTACTGCATCGCCAGCTTGCGGTAGGCACGCTTCAGCGCCGCCTCGTCGGCGTTGCGCGGCACGCCCAGGACCTCGTAGAAATCGCTCATCGCGCCGGGGGAAGCCGAGCCGGCGCCGGGCGCATCCCTCGCGCCGCCCGCGACGCTACCCGCCCACACGGTGGAGTCATCGCAGCAGGTCGCCGACCAGCTTGGAGGTGTGCTCGACGAGCGTCACCACCTTCTCGTAGGGCATGCGCGTCGGGCCCAGCACGCCGATCACGCCGGACAGCGGCCCGGAACGGTACGGGGCCGTGATCAGCGTCAGCCGCGACAGGCTCTCGCTCTCGTTCTCGCCGCCGATGGTGACCGTGAGACCCACCGCGTGGGCCCGCGACTCGAGCGCCTTGCGCAGCACGTCGCGCTGCTCCGTGAGCTCGATCAGCTCCCGCATCTTCGGCCCGGTCGCGAACTCCGGCTGGTCGGCCAGCAGCGACGTGCGCCCGAGGACGACCTCCTCCGCCGTCGGAACCGGCAGATCGAACAGCTGGTCCCCGGTGGCGACGAAGA includes these proteins:
- a CDS encoding GatB/YqeY domain-containing protein, which gives rise to MNGSLAERLRAALNAARKERDQDRTLLLSTILSDVRNREIELARPLDDADVVEVLRRGIKRRRESVEAYTAGKRQELADREAREVAALEAFVPPGLSDDEIRGAVREAIGSGAKDLGALMGKVMPLFKGRADGKTVNRIAREELAAAS
- the rpsU gene encoding 30S ribosomal protein S21; protein product: MPEVIIHEDENFERALKRFKKKCEKAGILSDLRKHRHYEKPSERRKRKMNAARRKNRRSRSER
- a CDS encoding histidine triad nucleotide-binding protein, producing the protein MSTDCLFCRIVKGDATADVVYRTPTLVAIRDINPQAPTHVLVIPTEHVETLNDTADGDFLGGLLVAAAEVARRERLDVRGYRVVINNKAESGQTVPHIHLHVLGGRAMKWPPG
- a CDS encoding RsmE family RNA methyltransferase; this translates as MSLRGLAPPAATVVARGPFLAGGVVILDEAEAHHLAVRRVGDGALIRLVDGRGGVATARVSEENQVIVARVIATASIGAPPVTELLLGAGDRDRFLSAVEKATELGATRIVPVVSERAAGVATRFQAAHVERATARAREAVKQCGVSWAPAIGAPVALGEALRPHPAGVVRLVADLEGGPMPGLREGDAVQWLIGPEGGFSDAELMLVRSAGFRPVALGRATLRFDTAAAAALVVTWMMRGRGEA
- the dnaJ gene encoding molecular chaperone DnaJ, translating into MWAGSVAGGARDAPGAGSASPGAMSDFYEVLGVPRNADEAALKRAYRKLAMQYHPDRNNGDRQAEAKFKELTEAYEVLRDPQKRALYDRYGEAGLRGGAGQAYGFHPFDLSEALNIFMRDFGGFGGFEEMFGGRVHGAQADRRGNDLKAAVSVSLVEVATGTKKTLKYKVLVPCETCGGSGAKPGTTPRTCQTCGGSGEVRRAQRSFFGQFVSVSPCPTCAGEGRVITEACPICRGDGRTRTDRTVTVEVPPGVSSSNYITMRRQGHAGPRSGPPGDLVVMLEVEEDDRFQRHGDDLIYDLPLSFSQAALGTEVAVPTPYGDESLAVPPGTQPGTVLRLKGRGLPHLGSGGKGDLHVRIGIWTPDRLTPEMERLFRELSHHEGEPPAGRVGRSFWDRMKDALGA